The following are encoded in a window of Kitasatospora fiedleri genomic DNA:
- a CDS encoding DoxX family protein produces MSTTTTATTTTTATATTDTAAKPGKAVVRTVRTLRVLLALFFALASALPKLLALPAAATVFDAIGVGDWFMYLTGLVELAGAVGLLLPRLAGPAATALIAFLACAFVTQLTAMHGENAGTPFLFMVPLAVIAWHRRTDTTALLGRRR; encoded by the coding sequence ATGTCCACCACCACGACCGCCACGACCACCACGACCGCCACCGCCACGACCGACACCGCCGCGAAGCCCGGAAAGGCCGTCGTCCGGACGGTCCGGACGCTACGCGTCCTGCTCGCGCTGTTCTTCGCCCTGGCCAGCGCGCTGCCCAAGCTGCTGGCGCTCCCCGCCGCCGCCACCGTCTTCGATGCGATCGGGGTGGGCGACTGGTTCATGTACCTGACCGGCCTGGTGGAACTGGCCGGCGCCGTCGGCCTCCTGCTGCCCCGCCTGGCCGGGCCCGCCGCGACGGCGCTGATCGCCTTCCTGGCCTGCGCGTTCGTCACCCAGCTGACCGCGATGCACGGCGAGAACGCCGGTACCCCGTTCCTCTTCATGGTCCCGCTCGCCGTCATCGCCTGGCACCGCCGCACCGACACGACGGCCCTCCTCGGCCGCCGTCGCTGA
- a CDS encoding protein kinase family protein, whose amino-acid sequence MVHLTAPESAAEITAGKQPVLTSFASDVYALAASLWTAATGDWPLDYEAVGIDRKSAGPIALLEAIGERTVPLVGTEVWPGFQQVLKDVLLADARNRPSAAELADRLTALGELGR is encoded by the coding sequence ATGGTGCACCTCACCGCGCCCGAGTCGGCCGCCGAGATCACGGCCGGCAAGCAGCCCGTGCTCACCAGCTTCGCGTCCGACGTGTACGCGCTCGCCGCCTCCCTGTGGACGGCCGCGACGGGAGACTGGCCGCTGGACTACGAGGCGGTCGGCATCGACCGGAAGTCCGCCGGACCGATAGCGCTGCTCGAAGCGATCGGGGAGCGGACCGTGCCGCTCGTCGGTACCGAGGTCTGGCCCGGGTTCCAGCAGGTGCTCAAGGACGTGCTGCTCGCCGACGCCAGGAACCGTCCGTCGGCCGCCGAACTCGCCGACCGGCTCACCGCCCTGGGCGAACTCGGCCGCTGA